A window of Komagataeibacter medellinensis NBRC 3288 contains these coding sequences:
- the paaB gene encoding 1,2-phenylacetyl-CoA epoxidase subunit PaaB — protein sequence MPELWEVFIRPKNGIDFRHCGSVRAADPELALQAARDLYTRRQEAIAIWVVKSKNIHALDPDIRDVYFASADEHPERYAGYYSLPEGVEDI from the coding sequence ATGCCTGAATTATGGGAAGTGTTTATCCGCCCAAAAAATGGAATCGATTTTCGCCATTGTGGCAGTGTCCGCGCAGCCGACCCAGAATTAGCTCTTCAGGCCGCAAGAGATCTCTATACGCGTCGTCAGGAGGCTATCGCGATTTGGGTCGTAAAGTCGAAAAATATCCATGCGCTAGATCCTGACATCCGGGACGTTTATTTCGCCTCGGCTGACGAGCATCCCGAACGTTACGCTGGATATTACTCTCTCCCCGAGGGCGTCGAAGATATCTAG
- the paaC gene encoding 1,2-phenylacetyl-CoA epoxidase subunit PaaC gives MLEDKKNQLPKSAAFTLTLADSCFIQTQRLCQWCGQAPSLEEEMAISNIALDTLSYARYLYQETINRVELPETPDTLVFKRDARQYRNFRFIELPQYSFADLVLRNLIFSSFLQNMFQRNKIADEKFYSFSEKAIVEIQYHVDHAHNWIRRLSVGTAIAKQRIQSALDIVWPHTRELSLFSEEFDVTDHLQSQTRCSWHHRATDLLREVGLALPSLPDRYRCGYDGYHTEHLGRLISETQSVYREFPGGIW, from the coding sequence GTGCTTGAAGACAAAAAAAATCAGTTGCCGAAGAGCGCTGCGTTTACACTGACACTGGCCGACAGTTGTTTCATTCAAACCCAGCGTCTTTGTCAATGGTGTGGGCAAGCACCATCTCTGGAAGAGGAAATGGCAATCTCGAATATTGCTTTGGACACACTCAGCTATGCAAGGTATCTATACCAAGAGACGATCAACCGAGTAGAACTTCCCGAGACGCCAGATACGCTGGTTTTTAAGCGCGATGCCCGACAATATCGAAATTTTCGGTTTATTGAGCTTCCGCAATATTCTTTTGCTGATCTGGTATTGAGGAATCTAATTTTTTCCTCGTTTCTGCAAAATATGTTTCAACGCAACAAGATTGCCGATGAGAAGTTCTATTCATTTTCAGAAAAGGCCATTGTGGAAATCCAGTACCACGTCGACCATGCTCACAACTGGATACGCCGTTTGTCCGTTGGCACGGCCATTGCGAAACAACGGATCCAATCCGCTTTAGATATCGTCTGGCCCCACACAAGAGAACTATCCTTGTTCTCAGAAGAGTTTGATGTCACAGATCACCTACAATCACAAACTCGGTGTTCGTGGCATCATCGTGCAACTGATTTGTTGCGTGAGGTTGGCCTTGCCTTGCCCTCTCTGCCTGACAGGTACAGGTGTGGATACGACGGCTATCATACAGAACACCTTGGGCGCCTGATTTCAGAAACCCAGTCGGTTTATCGGGAATTTCCTGGAGGAATCTGGTGA
- the paaD gene encoding 1,2-phenylacetyl-CoA epoxidase subunit PaaD: MTGVTHEFKSSHWSSAQSAERVWQILSDVRDPELQVVSVVELGMIADVTINEMGSVHVGLKPSYLGCPALRYIEESIIRALNSAGIPSAVVHRVLSPGWSPSDISEAGAEKLRAEGIHISSPSTVPAQKHPREQSLAPKCPACGSDNLIITSSFGASPCLQMARCEVCGEPQAVFRCR, translated from the coding sequence ATGACCGGTGTAACGCACGAATTTAAGTCTAGCCATTGGAGCTCGGCGCAATCTGCCGAGAGAGTTTGGCAGATACTTTCAGATGTTCGCGATCCCGAACTTCAAGTCGTTTCTGTTGTCGAACTGGGCATGATTGCCGACGTAACGATTAACGAAATGGGATCAGTGCATGTCGGCCTCAAACCGAGTTATCTTGGCTGTCCCGCCTTACGTTATATAGAAGAATCCATCATTCGTGCCTTAAATTCGGCTGGTATACCCTCAGCAGTAGTTCATAGAGTGCTTTCTCCCGGATGGTCTCCATCGGACATCAGTGAGGCTGGGGCAGAGAAACTTCGGGCGGAGGGTATTCACATATCATCCCCAAGCACCGTTCCGGCACAAAAACATCCAAGGGAGCAATCACTAGCACCAAAGTGTCCCGCATGCGGGAGCGATAATCTTATCATAACTTCGTCCTTTGGAGCCTCCCCCTGTCTTCAAATGGCTCGGTGTGAGGTGTGCGGTGAACCGCAGGCGGTCTTTCGTTGCAGATAA
- a CDS encoding 2Fe-2S iron-sulfur cluster-binding protein gives MTTTIVQEAVREAENSIQFSLDPQHLPFSMNAVRPGHFVTIRKLGANSTQGRSYSVASGIGDDKVTFGIRASGRAGVSTSLVEEIRSGYKLEVSNLLGNVLATDYEIQNAREVLAICAGSGITPAMSLMKSVFKSNPYANITLLYINRSPQTVMFLDALCSLKDIYNSRFSILNRFTRTGYDDGKDIRQGRITEPAIQALVKACVHPEALPDIAVTCCPPALHSPFETELLAAGIPASAVRTEGFGGSTLTVKDEKDASRAESGSEVVVTVLHGGIQYIVPVDPNGETLLQAALRAGVVLPHSCRTGVCKTCRAVVTHSEEDYHTTHQGVDVVLACQYRPTASCTVSCDDALGIRQSLA, from the coding sequence ATGACAACCACGATCGTCCAGGAGGCGGTAAGAGAAGCGGAAAATTCGATTCAATTTTCTCTCGACCCACAGCATCTACCGTTTTCGATGAATGCGGTACGCCCAGGTCATTTCGTTACTATTCGTAAATTGGGGGCAAATTCGACGCAAGGGAGATCCTATTCGGTCGCAAGTGGCATAGGTGACGACAAGGTGACCTTTGGTATTCGTGCAAGCGGACGGGCAGGGGTATCTACTTCCCTCGTCGAAGAAATTAGATCTGGATACAAACTCGAGGTGTCTAACTTACTGGGCAATGTTCTCGCAACTGACTATGAAATACAAAACGCGAGAGAGGTATTAGCAATCTGTGCGGGGAGCGGCATTACTCCTGCAATGAGCTTAATGAAATCGGTATTTAAAAGTAACCCATATGCAAATATTACTCTACTCTACATTAATCGCTCGCCACAGACCGTGATGTTTCTGGATGCACTCTGTTCATTGAAGGATATTTATAACAGCCGTTTCTCCATTTTGAACCGATTTACGCGTACCGGCTATGACGATGGAAAAGATATCCGCCAGGGGCGAATTACCGAGCCTGCAATTCAAGCGCTAGTAAAGGCTTGTGTGCATCCGGAAGCGTTGCCCGACATTGCGGTGACCTGTTGCCCTCCCGCGCTCCACAGTCCGTTCGAAACGGAACTCCTTGCTGCGGGCATCCCTGCTTCGGCAGTCCGCACTGAAGGATTTGGTGGTTCAACGCTCACGGTCAAGGACGAAAAAGATGCTAGCCGAGCAGAGTCGGGAAGCGAGGTTGTCGTAACGGTCCTGCATGGAGGCATCCAGTATATCGTCCCAGTGGACCCTAATGGTGAGACACTGCTACAGGCAGCCCTTCGTGCGGGGGTGGTTCTGCCGCATTCATGTAGGACCGGTGTTTGTAAAACATGTCGTGCGGTGGTGACACATTCGGAGGAAGATTATCATACCACGCACCAAGGAGTGGACGTTGTGCTGGCATGCCAATACCGCCCTACTGCTTCCTGCACTGTCTCGTGTGATGATGCACTGGGAATCCGTCAATCGTTAGCATGA
- a CDS encoding MaoC family dehydratase — translation MHPFEIPFSEISQLVEFTTHGRTLTETDIVMFSGISGDYFYLHTDEMASKKTVFNGRIAHGYLILAIISGLISLPRQGSVVVNYGIDRLRFLKPVVPGNTLRAKMRCVGTEQKARRKGLPSGGVVTWEVTALNEENAEVMSMNMLTYVSDEFASGCNAGSSD, via the coding sequence ATGCATCCCTTCGAAATACCCTTCTCAGAAATCTCGCAACTTGTGGAATTCACCACTCATGGCCGCACACTTACCGAAACCGATATCGTGATGTTTTCTGGTATTTCTGGAGATTATTTCTACCTGCATACAGATGAGATGGCCTCTAAAAAAACCGTGTTCAATGGACGTATCGCCCACGGATACTTAATATTGGCCATCATTTCGGGACTAATTAGTTTGCCGCGTCAGGGGAGCGTCGTCGTAAATTATGGAATTGATAGACTACGCTTTCTCAAGCCTGTCGTTCCAGGTAACACATTGCGTGCAAAAATGAGATGCGTTGGCACAGAACAGAAGGCGCGTCGTAAAGGGCTCCCCTCGGGAGGTGTTGTTACATGGGAGGTCACTGCTCTCAACGAGGAAAATGCTGAAGTTATGTCAATGAATATGCTTACCTACGTTAGCGACGAATTTGCGTCAGGCTGCAACGCAGGGTCCTCTGATTAG
- a CDS encoding acyl-CoA thioesterase — MATSFQTRIPVRYRDTDSMGHVSSPVYYDYLQHAYLEYMFALLGLPRSEKLPQIMVKTSCEYVAPAFFGDVLIIESKVTGFGNKSFEMEHIFYKDTDERPVIARTYSKHVMFDYDRNTTVPVSAEFRDEVNAFQDAVELTV, encoded by the coding sequence ATGGCTACATCCTTCCAGACAAGAATTCCCGTCCGTTATAGGGATACGGACTCAATGGGGCATGTTAGCAGTCCTGTGTACTATGATTATCTTCAGCATGCTTATCTTGAATACATGTTCGCACTACTCGGCCTTCCCCGCTCCGAAAAACTACCGCAGATCATGGTTAAGACATCTTGTGAATACGTAGCTCCGGCATTCTTCGGGGATGTCCTTATCATCGAAAGCAAGGTCACGGGCTTCGGGAACAAAAGTTTCGAAATGGAGCACATCTTTTATAAAGATACGGATGAACGCCCTGTCATCGCCCGTACTTATTCCAAACATGTCATGTTCGATTATGACCGAAACACAACTGTCCCCGTAAGTGCGGAATTTCGAGACGAAGTTAACGCTTTCCAAGATGCGGTCGAGTTAACGGTGTGA
- a CDS encoding acyl-CoA dehydrogenase family protein, which produces MEWQGNGQSIYDRYKRLGIKLRTRDGIAPHQFDQDGWDALREEGLWELICPEGRKADNSCWWQFTAALDGLSSAIGSSGLLLSIIAQAGIVRGLDRWGSDAQREKYLEAVRTGKLSATGIAEPTTGTDVRDVHTLLTPFGNGYKLNGSKFNIAHAPVADFFLIVCKQETGAVSLVFLDRGTPGLVTGNYDLKLGNKNLPTGPIALDDVYVSPEQILGNVDRGLRQLIDIVTLGRVYYGLVASNLLRPFLTSAIEYAETRVSFGSPIIEHQHIQRRLTDIITRIERSRWTALGALGRLFSEHPQSLLDCSIAKVVGADDVISNGLELMKLYGSLGYHIGPVSSVLQDALGFASVGGTEEMHRKNIMNQILRLKKKTTND; this is translated from the coding sequence ATGGAGTGGCAAGGGAACGGACAGTCAATCTACGACCGTTACAAACGTCTGGGCATCAAGCTTAGGACAAGGGACGGTATAGCCCCCCATCAATTTGATCAAGACGGGTGGGATGCCCTGCGCGAAGAAGGGCTCTGGGAGTTGATCTGCCCTGAAGGTAGAAAAGCAGACAATAGCTGCTGGTGGCAATTTACTGCGGCGCTAGATGGACTTTCGTCAGCAATCGGATCCTCTGGTTTACTTTTGTCCATAATCGCTCAGGCAGGTATTGTGCGGGGGCTCGACAGGTGGGGCTCCGACGCGCAACGGGAAAAATACCTTGAGGCTGTCCGGACCGGTAAGCTTAGCGCAACAGGTATCGCTGAACCAACCACAGGAACCGATGTTCGAGATGTTCACACACTACTAACGCCATTCGGGAACGGTTATAAGCTGAATGGATCGAAATTTAATATTGCGCATGCGCCTGTCGCTGATTTTTTCCTAATCGTATGCAAGCAAGAAACGGGAGCAGTAAGTCTCGTCTTCCTCGACCGCGGAACTCCGGGTTTAGTGACAGGAAATTATGATCTCAAGTTAGGCAATAAAAATCTCCCCACCGGTCCGATTGCTTTGGACGACGTGTATGTTTCTCCCGAGCAAATTCTCGGTAACGTAGACCGGGGACTGCGCCAGCTCATCGATATAGTTACCTTAGGCAGGGTTTATTATGGTTTAGTCGCCTCTAATTTACTACGTCCTTTCCTCACATCCGCAATAGAGTATGCAGAAACGAGGGTGAGTTTTGGCTCGCCCATCATTGAGCACCAGCACATCCAACGACGTCTGACCGACATCATTACGCGGATCGAGAGATCCCGATGGACAGCACTTGGTGCTCTCGGGCGACTATTTTCGGAACACCCTCAGTCGCTGCTCGATTGCTCCATAGCAAAGGTCGTTGGTGCAGACGACGTCATTAGCAACGGGCTCGAATTGATGAAGCTGTATGGTAGCCTCGGCTATCATATAGGACCCGTTTCCTCAGTGCTCCAGGACGCGCTCGGCTTCGCCAGTGTGGGGGGTACTGAGGAGATGCACCGGAAGAACATCATGAATCAGATTCTACGGCTGAAGAAGAAAACTACGAACGATTAA
- a CDS encoding prephenate dehydratase domain-containing protein translates to MPQFVDDRLNEFLQSDGGSIAHLGPSGSFSHEVCSSISSRVRPEPRRTFGDVIDAVVTQNVDYGLIPIYNTIAGQIIAGWSALLDSGVIAVGAYVHRISLALLAREGATLSTIRRVVSHSAALRQSSHWQRRMLIGAQVSHSTAAGAALVSRTRSRELAAIGSPNLADRYNLSLVAHDIANDVDNETTFLLIQRQNDTAATDNKFQRTSQICCPVSPNVLLSRVAPEGERANERERLRSQISFTCRSGRALEIFLKNEDGSTNETLIHGCSVRTEGRYLGHIPVAATNVDRLYRAFGFQSNFLRDHFLGNIPKDNSYIVIYSRVLQ, encoded by the coding sequence ATGCCACAATTCGTTGACGACAGGCTTAACGAGTTTCTGCAGAGCGACGGGGGCTCAATAGCCCATCTCGGTCCTTCAGGATCGTTCTCGCATGAAGTATGCAGTTCAATCAGTTCGCGCGTGCGTCCCGAACCACGACGGACATTCGGGGATGTGATTGACGCAGTTGTCACTCAGAACGTCGATTACGGGCTAATCCCAATTTATAACACAATTGCAGGACAAATAATCGCAGGATGGAGCGCGCTTCTGGACAGCGGAGTGATCGCCGTTGGCGCGTATGTCCACCGCATTAGCCTCGCGTTACTTGCACGTGAAGGAGCGACACTATCTACGATTCGTCGCGTCGTGTCCCATTCTGCCGCGTTGAGGCAGTCTAGCCATTGGCAGCGGCGCATGCTCATTGGAGCGCAGGTGTCACATAGTACTGCGGCGGGCGCCGCATTAGTCTCGAGAACGAGATCTCGAGAGTTGGCGGCCATAGGCTCGCCTAACCTTGCAGATCGTTACAATCTCTCGCTGGTTGCACACGATATTGCCAACGATGTGGACAATGAAACTACCTTTCTGTTGATTCAAAGACAAAATGACACGGCGGCGACAGATAATAAATTTCAAAGGACATCTCAGATCTGCTGCCCGGTCTCGCCGAATGTGCTGCTTTCAAGGGTTGCGCCTGAGGGAGAGAGGGCAAACGAACGTGAGAGGTTACGATCGCAAATAAGTTTCACTTGCCGTTCGGGCAGGGCACTCGAGATCTTCTTGAAAAACGAAGATGGGTCCACAAATGAGACACTAATTCATGGCTGTTCAGTTCGAACGGAAGGTCGTTATCTAGGTCATATCCCAGTGGCTGCCACCAATGTCGACCGCCTTTATCGCGCATTTGGTTTCCAGAGTAATTTCTTAAGAGACCATTTTTTGGGGAATATACCAAAAGACAATTCATATATAGTTATATACTCAAGGGTTCTTCAATAA
- a CDS encoding alpha-keto acid decarboxylase family protein yields the protein MPAQSIGNTLIDIFVEAGIKRIYGVPGDYNLRFLELLESDGRIEFIGTCNELNACYAADGDARISGFAVVTVTYGVGDLGLLSAIAGAYAENVPVLVLSGAPPEYASRSGALLHHTLADGNYTNVLKAFEQFTSAQSTLTAQNAGTELLRLIKVAWTMKLPVYAQLPSDIVDAPSERNTPTPNYCFPSSDKTILSNVINFFVHRLERAHSPVILIDALADRYGVVSDILRIIEKWSLPYAVMPTAKGTCPEDSSLYLGVYFGQKSRNGLFELIGQSDLVIGIGVRFVDSTSAWFSQRIRADAWVNIEATQVVSFKQSFENVEITELVSTWLKWDTDRHPRSTNSSQSVSIKPQVNIVWGQHYFWSQIEAFIEPHDIIIADNGTSLAGVNALKLPEGCSIVSQPIWGAIGYTCPALLGTLLAAPHRRQLLFIGDGAFQLTGQEISTMLRRGAAPIIFLINNRGYTIERMILGPNAHFNDIAAWSYEDLLHGFGGKECGKFIKVGDISGLQKVLQNPSNGDRLLLIEVSFDPLDGPPGLSEFGKMARDYDYPTSYGMSSVKS from the coding sequence ATGCCCGCGCAATCAATCGGAAACACACTCATAGATATATTTGTCGAGGCCGGAATCAAACGTATCTATGGGGTGCCCGGTGACTATAATCTTCGCTTTCTTGAGCTTCTCGAAAGTGATGGCCGTATTGAATTTATCGGAACATGCAACGAACTTAATGCCTGTTACGCGGCAGATGGAGACGCCCGAATCAGTGGCTTTGCTGTGGTCACGGTAACCTATGGCGTTGGTGATCTAGGCCTCCTTAGTGCCATTGCTGGTGCTTATGCGGAGAATGTGCCGGTCCTTGTTCTCTCAGGCGCACCTCCGGAGTACGCGTCTAGATCCGGAGCCCTCCTTCATCACACCCTCGCGGATGGCAACTATACAAACGTTCTTAAGGCGTTCGAGCAATTTACCTCAGCCCAGAGTACTCTCACCGCCCAAAACGCTGGAACCGAATTGCTACGACTCATCAAAGTCGCATGGACTATGAAGCTTCCAGTTTATGCACAACTTCCATCCGATATAGTTGACGCACCTAGCGAGCGAAACACTCCCACGCCGAATTATTGTTTTCCAAGTTCTGATAAAACAATACTTTCAAATGTCATAAATTTTTTCGTCCATCGCTTAGAGCGTGCTCACTCCCCCGTCATTTTAATTGATGCCCTTGCGGACCGTTATGGGGTAGTTTCTGACATTCTCCGGATCATCGAAAAATGGAGCTTGCCCTATGCCGTTATGCCGACAGCAAAAGGGACTTGTCCCGAGGATAGTTCCCTCTATTTGGGGGTATATTTCGGGCAAAAATCACGTAACGGGTTGTTCGAACTCATCGGTCAATCGGATCTCGTCATAGGCATCGGTGTCCGTTTCGTGGATTCAACGTCTGCGTGGTTCTCGCAACGTATTCGGGCGGACGCGTGGGTCAATATTGAAGCGACACAAGTTGTCTCTTTCAAACAGTCCTTTGAGAATGTCGAAATCACAGAATTAGTTTCTACATGGCTCAAATGGGATACTGATCGGCACCCAAGGTCTACCAATTCTTCGCAGTCGGTTTCGATCAAACCACAGGTCAACATAGTCTGGGGGCAGCATTACTTCTGGAGCCAAATCGAAGCGTTTATTGAGCCACACGATATAATTATTGCGGATAACGGCACGTCGCTTGCGGGCGTGAATGCTCTTAAATTACCAGAAGGATGTAGCATTGTTTCCCAACCTATATGGGGAGCGATTGGCTATACATGTCCCGCGCTACTCGGCACGCTACTTGCTGCACCGCATAGACGCCAGTTGCTCTTCATTGGGGATGGAGCATTTCAACTTACTGGGCAAGAAATTTCCACCATGCTGAGGCGAGGTGCGGCGCCAATTATCTTCCTCATCAATAATAGAGGTTATACGATAGAACGAATGATCCTTGGACCAAACGCACATTTTAATGATATAGCCGCGTGGAGCTATGAAGACCTGCTACACGGTTTCGGCGGAAAAGAGTGTGGCAAATTTATAAAGGTCGGCGATATATCGGGTCTCCAGAAAGTTCTTCAGAATCCATCAAACGGTGATAGATTGCTTCTAATCGAAGTCTCGTTTGATCCACTTGACGGACCACCTGGTCTCAGCGAATTTGGCAAGATGGCTCGAGACTATGACTACCCTACGTCCTACGGCATGTCGTCAGTTAAGTCATGA
- a CDS encoding IS110 family RNA-guided transposase codes for MTDTMIGVDLAKTVFQIHAASLTGELLFRKKVRRPQFLQFMASQPPALVVMEACGSAHYWARELMNVGHEVKLIAPQYVRPFVKRQKNDAADAEAIVIAARQPEMRFVVPKSEEQQARAVLFRCRDRLVHQRTELVNALRATLYEFGLIVPKGIAHLKRMEEFIEDESVSLPTIVRKECRDLLEQIDEHSARIMEKTRAMAGLSEESGVAQRLETMPGVGPLTALAVEAFAPSMESFRSGRDFAAWLGLVPRQFSSGGKERLGRVSKAGQADIRRLLIIGAMTRVNWASRKPPLPGTWLARMLARKPRMLVAIALANKMARTIWAMLTKQENYRDPVPSAAA; via the coding sequence ATGACGGATACAATGATTGGGGTGGATCTGGCAAAGACAGTCTTCCAGATTCACGCGGCATCGCTGACGGGCGAATTGCTGTTCCGCAAGAAGGTCCGTCGCCCGCAGTTTCTGCAGTTTATGGCGAGCCAACCGCCGGCACTTGTAGTGATGGAGGCGTGTGGCAGCGCCCATTACTGGGCGCGGGAACTGATGAACGTGGGGCACGAGGTGAAACTGATCGCACCGCAATATGTCCGCCCGTTCGTCAAGCGCCAGAAGAATGACGCCGCCGACGCGGAAGCGATCGTGATCGCGGCCCGCCAGCCGGAGATGCGTTTCGTGGTGCCGAAGAGCGAGGAGCAGCAGGCGCGTGCTGTTCTGTTCCGCTGCCGCGACCGGCTGGTCCATCAACGGACCGAACTCGTCAATGCACTGCGCGCGACGCTTTATGAGTTCGGCCTGATCGTGCCAAAGGGCATTGCTCATCTCAAACGCATGGAGGAATTCATCGAAGATGAGAGCGTGTCGCTCCCGACGATCGTCCGGAAGGAGTGCCGCGATCTTCTGGAGCAGATTGATGAGCATTCAGCTCGGATCATGGAAAAGACCCGCGCCATGGCCGGGCTTTCGGAAGAAAGCGGTGTGGCGCAGCGTTTGGAAACGATGCCTGGTGTCGGACCGTTGACCGCACTGGCCGTTGAGGCCTTTGCCCCTTCTATGGAGAGCTTCCGTAGTGGCCGCGATTTCGCGGCATGGCTCGGCCTTGTCCCCCGGCAGTTTTCGTCCGGCGGCAAGGAGCGGCTGGGCCGGGTTTCGAAGGCCGGTCAGGCCGATATCCGACGTTTGCTGATCATCGGCGCCATGACGCGCGTGAACTGGGCGAGCCGCAAGCCGCCGCTGCCCGGCACCTGGCTGGCACGGATGCTGGCCCGCAAACCCCGTATGCTTGTGGCGATTGCCCTGGCGAACAAGATGGCGCGGACAATCTGGGCCATGCTGACGAAGCAGGAGAATTATCGGGATCCGGTTCCGTCCGCCGCAGCATGA
- a CDS encoding IS481 family transposase, translated as MLQIHPQARTTPAVRAEIARSSEPTSVLARRYGISDETVRKWRRRGSDACQDRSSRPWRLAWKASEEERAIVCQLRRSTGFGLDDLTFVLRHFLPHLNRDNIWRILKDAGLNRLPPVPKAGPVRGQGKFRDYDPGYVHIDVKHLPKLQTADGDRRKRFLYVAIDRCSRSVHLAVYDAENADNSVDFLNAVKSAFPFRITHILTDRGSCFTADAFEKACHDMGIDRRRTKAYSPQTNGMVERFNGRVATEVLHVCVSNHEDLEILLRGFCFAYNHRPQRVLGGIAPAQCIISWLEKHPASRNQDYIKPAGRDIMKQVDEILDYANDVSQPDT; from the coding sequence ATCCTTCAGATCCACCCACAGGCACGCACGACACCGGCTGTCCGGGCTGAGATAGCTCGTTCGTCAGAACCGACATCCGTGCTCGCCAGACGCTACGGGATCAGCGATGAAACAGTCCGCAAGTGGCGCAGGCGTGGTTCGGACGCCTGTCAGGACCGCAGCAGCCGTCCCTGGAGGCTGGCCTGGAAAGCCTCGGAGGAGGAGCGCGCCATTGTCTGTCAGCTTCGGCGTTCTACCGGTTTTGGTCTGGATGATCTGACCTTTGTCTTACGGCATTTCCTGCCGCATCTGAACCGGGACAATATCTGGCGGATACTGAAAGACGCCGGATTGAACAGGCTGCCTCCTGTTCCAAAGGCCGGACCAGTTCGGGGACAGGGAAAGTTCCGCGATTACGATCCCGGTTATGTCCATATCGATGTGAAACATCTGCCAAAATTACAGACAGCAGATGGGGACCGGCGGAAACGTTTTCTGTATGTCGCCATCGATCGCTGTTCCCGTTCAGTGCACCTGGCTGTTTATGACGCGGAAAATGCGGATAATTCCGTTGATTTCCTCAATGCCGTCAAATCGGCCTTTCCTTTCCGGATCACCCATATCCTGACCGATCGTGGCTCCTGCTTTACAGCGGACGCCTTCGAAAAAGCCTGTCATGACATGGGAATCGACCGACGCCGGACCAAGGCTTACTCCCCTCAGACCAATGGAATGGTGGAACGCTTCAATGGCCGTGTCGCTACAGAAGTACTGCACGTCTGTGTCTCAAACCATGAAGATCTGGAAATTCTGCTCAGAGGCTTCTGTTTCGCCTACAATCATCGCCCGCAGCGTGTTCTGGGCGGCATCGCTCCCGCCCAATGCATCATCTCATGGCTTGAAAAACATCCCGCGTCACGTAATCAAGACTATATCAAACCGGCTGGTCGTGACATCATGAAACAGGTCGACGAAATCCTTGATTACGCCAATGACGTCTCACAACCTGACACCTAA
- a CDS encoding histidine phosphatase family protein encodes MENLQPFVFLRHGETDWNKSGLLQGRSNIPLNDTGRQQAYQAAQKLKNLSVTRVLVSPLQRAIETARLAFPDRLEMIEIEENLTECDFGKLDGKSIKNVMIEHGINEKQQLVKIISKYGESWEEIQKRCNSFFTKMERIQDNKSRIVLVGHDVVFQEISEKLTGLWLNSQHGQPNYFNKSIDGWKITEFNESFPA; translated from the coding sequence ATGGAAAATCTTCAGCCATTTGTTTTTCTTCGTCATGGTGAAACAGACTGGAACAAGTCAGGTTTACTGCAGGGTAGGAGTAACATTCCTCTAAATGATACCGGACGACAGCAAGCATACCAGGCAGCACAAAAACTCAAGAATTTATCGGTAACCAGGGTGTTGGTCAGCCCACTACAACGAGCCATTGAGACAGCAAGACTAGCATTTCCCGACCGACTTGAAATGATTGAAATAGAAGAAAATCTGACTGAATGCGATTTCGGCAAACTCGATGGAAAATCGATCAAAAATGTTATGATTGAGCACGGAATAAATGAAAAACAACAACTTGTAAAAATCATTTCGAAATATGGGGAATCCTGGGAAGAAATACAAAAAAGATGTAATTCTTTTTTCACCAAAATGGAGAGAATACAGGACAATAAATCCAGAATTGTCTTGGTTGGACATGACGTCGTATTCCAAGAAATCTCCGAAAAATTGACCGGCCTCTGGCTTAATAGCCAACATGGACAGCCAAATTATTTCAATAAAAGCATTGATGGATGGAAAATCACGGAATTCAACGAATCTTTTCCCGCATAA
- a CDS encoding ArsR/SmtB family transcription factor — protein MHTNHPKRDDIRLESVLMAFANPLRLAAVWTIAQGDGYPSCSVLSHIPKSTMSHHWRILRDSGVVWQRQMGREYRLSLRRDDLDYRFPGLLDSILAPLTIDALTHNMIVAYNGEGQKVEI, from the coding sequence ATGCACACCAATCATCCCAAACGCGACGATATCCGGCTTGAGAGTGTACTGATGGCATTTGCAAATCCACTGCGACTGGCGGCTGTATGGACTATTGCTCAAGGTGACGGATATCCCAGCTGTAGCGTGCTGTCACATATTCCAAAATCCACCATGAGTCATCATTGGCGTATCCTGCGAGATAGCGGCGTTGTCTGGCAGCGCCAGATGGGACGGGAATACCGGCTGTCTTTGCGACGAGACGATCTGGACTATCGTTTCCCGGGGCTTCTGGATTCTATCTTGGCCCCGCTCACCATTGATGCACTGACTCACAACATGATCGTTGCATATAATGGGGAAGGGCAGAAGGTCGAGATATGA